The following are from one region of the Mycolicibacterium helvum genome:
- a CDS encoding TetR/AcrR family transcriptional regulator → MTSRAAAAVDRALDDRQREATEEVERILSAAITVMQRVSPDAPRVSDIVAAAGVSNKAFYRYFAGKDDLMLAVMERGVGLVVSYLEHQMEKENTPEGKITRWISGALAQVADPELIGMSRALVGQMSDSDKRRLGEEETMAAMRELLVEPIRDLGSADPQRDADAVFVCTVGTMRRYVDSTDQPGRKDISHLVGFCLRGLGAPKGER, encoded by the coding sequence GTGACCAGCCGGGCCGCGGCCGCCGTGGATCGGGCGCTCGACGATCGCCAGCGGGAGGCCACCGAAGAGGTGGAACGCATCCTGTCGGCTGCTATCACGGTGATGCAGCGAGTCTCCCCCGACGCCCCGCGGGTCAGCGACATCGTCGCCGCGGCCGGGGTGTCCAACAAGGCGTTCTACCGCTATTTCGCCGGCAAGGACGACCTGATGCTGGCTGTCATGGAACGCGGTGTAGGTCTTGTGGTCTCGTACCTCGAGCACCAGATGGAAAAGGAGAACACGCCGGAAGGCAAGATCACCCGCTGGATCAGCGGGGCGCTGGCCCAGGTGGCCGACCCCGAACTGATTGGCATGAGCAGGGCGCTGGTCGGGCAGATGTCGGATTCGGACAAGCGGCGACTCGGCGAGGAGGAGACCATGGCCGCCATGCGCGAGCTGCTGGTCGAGCCGATCCGCGATCTGGGCAGTGCCGATCCCCAGCGTGATGCCGACGCGGTGTTCGTGTGTACCGTCGGCACGATGCGCCGCTACGTGGACTCCACCGACCAACCGGGTCGCAAGGACATCAGCCACCTCGTCGGGTTCTGCCTGCGCGGGCTCGGCGCGCCGAAAGGAGAGCGCTGA
- a CDS encoding NADPH:quinone oxidoreductase family protein gives MRAVVCREYGTPEDLVVDELPDPTPGPGQVVVKVRAAAVNYPDVLLIAGKYQIKVPPPFSPGSELAGDVLSVGEGVDLRPGDRVSATTFVGGFAEQALVDARGLTHIPDGADYADAAAFGVTNRTAYYTLRTVAPVTPGDWVVVLGAGGGVGLAAVDIAVLMGARVIAVASGAEKLEVCRQRGAHAVVNYDTEDLKTRLKEITGDSGAQIVVDPVGGPYSEPALRSLGRGGKFVTLGYAAGSIPAIPLNLVLLKGITVQGMEIRTFATDYPDEIGRDDAELAQLFADGRLRPYLGARFPLEQAATALRYVADRKAIGKVVIDVG, from the coding sequence ATGCGCGCCGTCGTCTGCCGCGAATACGGCACCCCAGAGGACCTCGTCGTGGATGAACTGCCCGACCCCACCCCGGGTCCCGGGCAGGTGGTGGTCAAGGTGCGCGCCGCCGCGGTCAACTATCCCGATGTGCTGCTCATCGCAGGCAAGTATCAGATCAAGGTGCCACCCCCGTTCAGCCCGGGCAGTGAGCTGGCCGGTGACGTGCTGTCCGTGGGTGAAGGGGTCGACCTTCGCCCCGGCGACCGGGTTTCGGCCACCACATTTGTCGGTGGTTTCGCCGAGCAGGCACTGGTGGACGCCCGCGGTCTCACGCACATTCCCGACGGCGCCGACTATGCCGACGCCGCCGCGTTCGGGGTCACCAACCGGACCGCCTACTACACGCTGCGCACGGTCGCACCGGTCACGCCCGGCGACTGGGTCGTGGTGCTCGGCGCCGGCGGCGGGGTGGGCCTGGCCGCCGTCGACATCGCGGTCTTGATGGGCGCCAGGGTGATTGCCGTGGCGTCGGGTGCCGAGAAGCTCGAAGTGTGCCGTCAGCGCGGGGCGCACGCCGTCGTCAACTACGACACAGAGGACCTGAAAACCCGGCTCAAGGAGATCACCGGGGACAGTGGCGCGCAGATCGTGGTGGACCCCGTCGGCGGACCCTACTCCGAGCCGGCGCTGCGCAGCCTGGGCCGCGGCGGAAAGTTCGTCACGCTCGGCTATGCGGCCGGCTCAATACCGGCGATTCCGTTGAACCTGGTGTTGTTGAAGGGAATCACCGTGCAAGGCATGGAGATCCGGACCTTCGCGACCGATTACCCCGACGAGATCGGTCGCGACGACGCCGAGCTGGCGCAGCTGTTCGCCGACGGACGGCTCCGCCCCTACCTCGGTGCGCGGTTCCCGCTGGAGCAGGCGGCCACCGCACTGCGTTACGTCGCCGATCGCAAAGCGATCGGCAAGGTCGTCATCGACGTCGGCTAG
- a CDS encoding SDR family NAD(P)-dependent oxidoreductase yields the protein MGYADELFDLTGRVVLITGGSRGLGREMALAAARCGADVVIASRKYDSCVATAKEIEGETGRTAMPYGVHVGRWDELDGLVSAVYDRFGKLDVLVNNAGMSPTYDKLTNVSEKLFDAVVNLNLKGPFRLSALVGERMVADGGGVIINVSTHGSLRPHPSFIPYAASKAGLNAMTEGLAAAFGPTVRVNTLMPGPFLTDISKAWDFGTENPFGRHALQRAGEPAEIIGAALFLMSDASSFTTGSILRADGGIP from the coding sequence ATGGGCTATGCAGATGAACTTTTCGACCTGACCGGCCGGGTGGTACTGATCACGGGCGGCAGCCGCGGGCTGGGCCGCGAGATGGCGCTGGCCGCCGCGCGCTGCGGCGCCGACGTGGTCATCGCCAGCCGCAAGTACGACTCGTGCGTAGCGACAGCCAAGGAGATCGAGGGCGAAACCGGCCGCACTGCAATGCCATACGGTGTGCACGTCGGCCGCTGGGACGAGCTGGATGGGCTGGTGTCGGCGGTTTACGACCGGTTCGGCAAGCTTGACGTGCTAGTGAACAACGCCGGTATGTCACCGACCTACGACAAGTTGACCAACGTCAGCGAAAAACTGTTCGATGCCGTGGTCAACCTCAATCTCAAAGGGCCGTTCCGGCTTTCGGCACTAGTGGGCGAACGCATGGTCGCCGACGGCGGCGGGGTCATCATCAACGTCAGCACCCACGGATCGTTGCGGCCGCATCCGTCGTTCATTCCGTACGCCGCATCCAAAGCCGGCCTGAACGCGATGACCGAAGGTCTGGCCGCGGCCTTCGGGCCGACCGTGCGCGTCAACACCCTGATGCCGGGGCCCTTTTTAACTGACATCAGCAAGGCGTGGGACTTCGGCACTGAGAATCCGTTCGGCCGGCACGCCCTGCAGCGGGCTGGCGAGCCCGCTGAAATCATCGGCGCCGCATTGTTCTTGATGTCGGACGCATCCAGCTTCACCACCGGGTCGATCCTTCGGGCCGACGGCGGCATCCCCTAA
- a CDS encoding acyl-CoA dehydrogenase family protein, whose product MAWDFSTEPEFEEKLEWIRNFVREDIEPLEVIFPSCEFLPLNEERRRIVDPLKQRVRDQGLWAPHLGPELGGQGFGAVKLTLINEILGRATWSSIIFGTQAPDTGNAEILARFGTSAQKDRYLTGLLSGEIFSTFSMTEPQGGSDPRVFTTRAVRDGSGEDADWIINGRKYWSSNATVASFFIVVAITDPDVPVHTGASTFLVPADTPGVNIEATHHLVGSHPHDPGHSLVHYDNVRVPASAMLGGEGQGFHVAQSRLAGGRLHHAMRSIGVAQRAIDMMARRAKSRFTQGSLLADKQLIQEFVADSFVELTQFRLMVLHAAWLVDTAGERAAREEIAACKIQTSNVLKSIGLRAIQVHGGLGLTDQMPLTSALLGGITLGLADGPTEAHKVNLARQILKEYEAEDPVWPSEFLTNRIERAREKYGHLIDRIPALPVSP is encoded by the coding sequence ATGGCATGGGATTTTTCCACCGAGCCGGAGTTCGAGGAGAAGCTCGAGTGGATCCGGAACTTCGTCCGCGAGGACATCGAACCGCTCGAAGTGATCTTCCCCAGTTGCGAATTCTTGCCGCTCAATGAGGAGCGCCGCCGGATCGTCGACCCGCTCAAGCAGCGGGTCCGTGACCAGGGTCTGTGGGCGCCACACCTCGGGCCTGAGCTGGGCGGGCAGGGTTTCGGCGCGGTCAAGCTCACGCTGATCAACGAAATCCTCGGCCGCGCAACATGGTCATCGATCATCTTCGGCACGCAGGCTCCCGACACCGGTAACGCGGAGATCCTCGCCCGGTTCGGCACGAGTGCGCAGAAGGACCGTTACCTGACCGGCCTGCTGTCCGGCGAGATCTTCTCGACCTTCTCGATGACCGAACCGCAAGGCGGCTCCGATCCGCGGGTGTTCACCACCCGCGCGGTCCGCGACGGTTCAGGAGAAGACGCAGACTGGATCATCAACGGCCGCAAGTACTGGTCGTCCAACGCAACGGTGGCGTCGTTCTTCATCGTCGTAGCGATCACCGATCCCGACGTGCCTGTGCACACGGGGGCGTCGACGTTCCTGGTGCCTGCCGACACCCCCGGGGTGAACATCGAAGCCACACACCACCTGGTTGGCTCGCACCCCCACGACCCCGGCCATTCCCTCGTGCACTACGACAATGTCCGGGTGCCCGCATCGGCGATGCTGGGCGGGGAGGGGCAGGGCTTCCACGTCGCGCAGTCCCGGTTGGCCGGCGGCCGCCTGCACCACGCGATGCGCTCGATCGGGGTGGCGCAGCGCGCCATCGACATGATGGCCCGGCGCGCGAAAAGTCGCTTCACCCAGGGCAGTCTGCTTGCCGACAAGCAGCTGATCCAGGAGTTCGTCGCCGACTCCTTCGTCGAGCTGACCCAGTTCCGCCTGATGGTGTTGCACGCCGCCTGGCTCGTCGATACCGCAGGCGAACGTGCCGCGCGCGAGGAGATCGCGGCCTGCAAGATCCAAACCTCGAACGTACTCAAGTCCATCGGCCTGCGCGCGATCCAGGTGCACGGCGGCCTCGGGCTGACCGACCAGATGCCGCTGACCAGTGCGCTGCTCGGTGGGATCACGCTGGGCCTGGCCGACGGGCCCACGGAGGCACACAAGGTCAACCTCGCCCGTCAGATCCTCAAAGAGTACGAGGCCGAAGATCCGGTCTGGCCCAGCGAGTTCTTGACCAACCGCATCGAGCGGGCCCGCGAAAAGTACGGACACCTGATCGATCGCATTCCCGCGCTACCTGTTTCGCCGTGA
- a CDS encoding alkyl/aryl-sulfatase, whose product MEHKPPSPVIEAAHAEHLTSLPFEDTADFADADRGFIAALTPCVVKAADGRVVWDNDAYGFLGGDAPTSVHPSLWRQSTLAAKQGLYEVVEGIYQVRGLDLSNISFIEGDTGIVVIDPLVSTETAAAALALYRAHRGDRPVVAVIYTHSHVDHFGGVLGVTTQADVDAGKVAILAPEGFTEHAVQENVYAGTAMARRAGYMYGAVLDRGPQGQVGCGLGQTPSTGEVAIIVPTVDITTTGETHTIDGIEIEFQMAPGTEAPAEMHFYFPQFRALCMAENATHNLHNLLTLRGALVRDPHGWAGYLTEAIDTFADRTDVVFASHHWPTWGQDNIVGFLSLQRDLYAYLHDQTLRQLNQGFTGIEIAESFQMPPALHKAWHAHGYYGSVSHNVKAVYQRYMGWFDGNPARLWAHPPEAIGPRYVEAMGGADRVVELARNAADSGDYRWAATLLDHVIFTDENHADARELYADTLEQMAYGAECATWRNFFLSGSTELRDGNFGTPTQVSPTTLLAQLTPEQMFDVLAISVNGPRAWDLDIALDITFADLGTNYRLTLRNGVLVYRECDADESTATATIRFVSKLRLLAVAAGDFTSPGMETTGDAQALQTLLGALDQPNPSFNIITP is encoded by the coding sequence ATGGAACACAAGCCGCCGAGCCCCGTCATCGAGGCCGCGCACGCCGAGCACCTGACGTCCCTGCCGTTCGAGGACACCGCTGATTTCGCTGACGCCGACCGTGGTTTCATCGCCGCCTTGACGCCGTGCGTGGTCAAAGCCGCCGATGGACGGGTGGTGTGGGACAACGACGCCTACGGGTTCTTGGGCGGTGACGCACCGACGTCGGTCCATCCAAGTCTGTGGCGACAGAGCACGCTGGCCGCCAAGCAGGGCCTCTACGAAGTGGTCGAAGGTATCTACCAGGTGCGCGGACTGGACCTGTCCAACATCAGCTTCATCGAGGGCGACACCGGCATTGTCGTCATCGACCCGCTGGTCTCCACCGAAACCGCGGCCGCCGCTCTGGCGCTTTACCGCGCGCATCGCGGTGATCGGCCCGTCGTCGCCGTCATTTATACCCACTCCCACGTCGACCACTTCGGCGGTGTTCTCGGGGTGACCACGCAGGCCGACGTCGACGCGGGCAAGGTCGCCATCTTGGCGCCCGAGGGGTTCACCGAGCACGCGGTTCAGGAGAACGTCTACGCAGGTACCGCGATGGCGCGCCGGGCCGGTTACATGTACGGAGCGGTCCTGGACCGTGGGCCGCAGGGGCAGGTCGGCTGCGGGTTGGGCCAGACCCCGTCGACCGGTGAGGTCGCGATCATCGTGCCCACCGTCGACATCACCACCACCGGCGAGACGCACACCATCGACGGTATCGAGATCGAGTTTCAGATGGCCCCGGGCACCGAGGCGCCCGCCGAAATGCATTTCTATTTCCCGCAATTCCGCGCCCTGTGCATGGCCGAGAACGCGACGCACAACCTGCACAATCTACTGACGCTGCGCGGGGCCCTGGTCCGCGACCCGCACGGCTGGGCTGGGTATCTGACCGAGGCCATTGACACCTTCGCCGACCGCACCGACGTGGTGTTCGCCTCTCATCACTGGCCGACGTGGGGACAGGACAACATCGTCGGTTTCCTTTCCCTGCAACGTGATCTCTACGCCTATCTGCACGACCAGACTCTGCGCCAGCTCAACCAGGGCTTCACCGGCATCGAGATCGCCGAGAGCTTCCAGATGCCGCCCGCGTTGCACAAGGCGTGGCATGCCCACGGCTACTACGGTTCGGTCAGCCACAACGTCAAAGCCGTCTACCAGCGCTACATGGGCTGGTTCGATGGCAATCCCGCGCGGTTGTGGGCGCATCCGCCGGAAGCGATCGGCCCCCGCTACGTCGAGGCGATGGGCGGCGCCGACCGGGTGGTCGAACTGGCGAGGAATGCCGCCGATTCCGGTGATTATCGTTGGGCAGCAACACTACTGGACCACGTCATCTTCACAGACGAAAACCATGCCGACGCCCGCGAACTCTACGCGGACACTCTGGAGCAGATGGCGTACGGCGCCGAGTGCGCGACGTGGCGTAACTTCTTCCTCTCCGGTTCCACTGAGTTGCGCGACGGTAACTTCGGTACGCCCACCCAGGTGTCGCCGACGACGCTGCTCGCTCAGCTCACCCCGGAGCAGATGTTCGACGTGTTGGCGATCAGCGTAAATGGCCCGCGGGCCTGGGATCTCGACATCGCACTCGATATCACCTTCGCTGACCTCGGGACCAATTACCGGCTCACCCTGCGCAACGGTGTGCTGGTCTACCGCGAGTGTGACGCCGACGAGTCGACGGCGACGGCCACCATCCGGTTCGTCAGCAAGCTGCGGCTATTGGCCGTCGCAGCAGGTGATTTCACCTCACCGGGCATGGAGACCACCGGTGACGCCCAGGCGCTTCAGACGCTGCTCGGTGCGCTGGATCAACCCAATCCGAGCTTCAACATCATCACGCCCTAG